The Merismopedia glauca CCAP 1448/3 genome has a segment encoding these proteins:
- a CDS encoding ABC transporter ATP-binding protein has product MIDRRSAETSTPRALRARNMATIQNIWRYYQQYKWVAIFSIATSSMFEIIDLVVPYAIGQILNVLSNQPLDGFSTGAIATIVNLTHLPPNRLTSLGVLLGLIVLATVGKAPIQPWLSTWFHWDIALRTRRDAFHQVVKKILTLPLEFYDEHNPGRIGGRISRGLENHTWSYPEIAGQMIPKLCRVFGIFVIIWLIQWQIAFAFCISFIVILGLTWKNLSKLIEREEVLDKYYENTESRTSEIITNIKTVKAFATEQAELIRQQRRINRHFQVLDRRLLKGYLNLDTWQRTTIQICVFSILVATLMATVRGEISLGHFVTTLTLSSMAYAELEPISHLAEIFARRFASMIRFHEFMQEKEGVDAKIVDRPSPVVPVKFTGKIELVNLTFGYQPERQVLQDINLLIEPYQTIALVGRSGSGKSTLVKLLFRYFEPSQGKILIDGTDIRNLDVTAYRRRLAIVHQEVDVFNGTLLDNLTYGNREASFSQVESACAIARVDEFIEQLPQGYYTVVGERGMRLSGGQRQRLGIARALLVEPDVLIFDEATSSLDYESERSIQLAMRSILGTRTTIVIAHRLSTVREADKIVVLDRGQIVEVGSHEELLQNKGIYHRLHALQETGELVS; this is encoded by the coding sequence ATGATAGATCGAAGATCTGCCGAAACATCTACACCCAGAGCTTTGAGGGCTAGAAATATGGCGACAATTCAAAATATCTGGCGTTACTATCAGCAGTACAAGTGGGTTGCCATTTTCAGCATTGCCACTTCTAGTATGTTTGAAATTATAGATCTGGTGGTTCCGTATGCGATCGGACAGATCTTGAACGTGCTATCTAACCAACCCCTAGATGGATTTTCGACAGGGGCGATCGCCACCATAGTTAACTTAACCCATCTGCCTCCAAATCGGCTGACCTCTCTAGGCGTACTTCTGGGGTTAATCGTCCTCGCTACTGTTGGGAAAGCGCCGATTCAACCTTGGTTGAGTACTTGGTTTCATTGGGATATTGCCTTGCGAACTCGTCGGGATGCATTTCATCAAGTGGTGAAAAAAATCTTGACTCTACCTCTAGAATTTTATGACGAACATAACCCAGGTCGAATTGGTGGACGAATTTCTAGAGGGTTAGAAAATCACACTTGGAGTTATCCAGAAATCGCTGGACAGATGATTCCCAAGTTATGTCGGGTGTTCGGTATATTCGTTATTATCTGGCTCATTCAGTGGCAAATTGCTTTTGCTTTCTGCATTTCTTTTATCGTTATTCTCGGCTTGACTTGGAAAAACTTGAGTAAGTTGATCGAGAGGGAAGAAGTGTTAGATAAATACTATGAAAATACCGAAAGTCGGACATCAGAAATCATCACCAATATCAAAACAGTAAAAGCTTTTGCTACCGAACAAGCGGAACTAATCAGGCAACAGAGGCGGATAAATCGCCATTTTCAAGTCCTCGATCGGCGACTGCTGAAGGGCTATCTGAACTTAGATACTTGGCAGAGAACAACGATTCAAATCTGCGTGTTCTCAATTTTGGTAGCAACTTTGATGGCTACAGTCAGGGGTGAGATTTCTTTAGGGCATTTTGTCACGACGCTAACTCTTTCCAGTATGGCTTATGCCGAACTGGAACCGATTAGTCACTTAGCAGAAATCTTTGCTCGACGGTTTGCTTCGATGATTCGGTTCCACGAGTTCATGCAGGAAAAAGAGGGAGTAGATGCCAAAATTGTAGATCGCCCGTCGCCCGTCGTGCCAGTGAAATTTACTGGCAAAATAGAACTTGTAAATTTAACCTTTGGCTATCAACCAGAGCGTCAGGTTTTGCAAGACATTAACCTGTTAATCGAACCTTATCAAACTATTGCCTTAGTCGGGCGTTCTGGTTCGGGAAAATCTACCTTAGTCAAACTTTTGTTTCGCTATTTTGAACCCAGCCAAGGCAAGATTTTAATCGATGGTACTGACATTCGCAATTTAGATGTTACGGCTTATCGCAGACGGTTGGCGATCGTGCATCAGGAAGTCGATGTTTTTAATGGCACTTTGCTCGATAATCTGACTTATGGGAACCGTGAAGCGAGTTTTAGCCAGGTTGAATCAGCCTGCGCGATCGCTAGAGTGGATGAATTTATCGAGCAATTACCCCAAGGTTATTACACCGTAGTTGGGGAAAGGGGGATGAGGCTGTCTGGTGGACAAAGGCAAAGATTGGGGATTGCTAGGGCTTTATTAGTAGAACCAGATGTTTTAATCTTTGATGAAGCGACATCGAGTTTGGATTATGAATCTGAGCGATCGATCCAGCTAGCCATGCGTTCTATTTTAGGTACCCGAACAACGATCGTGATTGCTCACCGTTTAAGCACCGTGCGGGAAGCTGACAAAATTGTAGTTCTCGATCGCGGGCAAATTGTTGAAGTTGGCAGCCATGAGGAACTATTACAAAATAAAGGAATTTATCATCGTTTGCACGCTTTGCAAGAAACTGGCGAGTTAGTCAGTTAA
- the trmFO gene encoding FADH(2)-oxidizing methylenetetrahydrofolate--tRNA-(uracil(54)-C(5))-methyltransferase TrmFO, whose translation MRDSLQPIQVIGGGLAGTEAAWQIARAGIPVILWEMRPERLSPAHHTSELAELVCSNSFGAKESDRATGLLHAELRHLGSVVIGKADDHSVPAGGALAVDRAWFSRDLTETLSAHPLIELRRGAVLDLPEDGIVVLATGPLTSPELSEKLRQFAGQEYLSFFDAASPIVVGESINRDIAFLASRYDKGDAAYLNCPMNREQYLAFWQALCNAEQAELKDFERETAKFFEACLPIEELAQRGEDTMRYGPLKPVGLSDSRTGERPYAIIQLRQEDKAGQLWNMVGFQTNLRWGEQKRIFTMIPGLENAEFVRLGVMHRNTFINAPELLLASLQFKQRPTLLAAGQLIGTEGYTAAAAGGWLAGTNAARLALGLSPLTLPPTTMMGALFEFISSASPKHFQPMPPNFGILPELSVKIKNKQQRYGAYRDRSLLDLAVWQRQLTAEKAVDLELAAPV comes from the coding sequence ATGCGTGACAGTTTACAACCAATACAAGTAATCGGTGGCGGATTAGCTGGAACTGAGGCAGCGTGGCAAATTGCTAGGGCTGGGATTCCGGTGATTTTGTGGGAAATGCGCCCCGAAAGATTAAGTCCTGCCCATCACACTAGCGAACTGGCAGAATTAGTATGTAGTAATTCCTTTGGAGCCAAGGAAAGCGATCGCGCTACTGGTTTATTACACGCAGAATTGCGCCATTTAGGCTCGGTAGTGATTGGTAAAGCAGATGACCATAGCGTACCTGCTGGCGGCGCTCTAGCGGTCGATAGAGCGTGGTTTAGCCGCGATCTGACAGAGACTCTGAGCGCTCATCCTCTGATTGAATTGCGACGAGGAGCAGTTTTAGATCTCCCTGAAGATGGGATAGTAGTTTTAGCGACTGGCCCTTTAACTAGCCCAGAATTATCCGAAAAGTTGCGTCAATTTGCTGGACAAGAATATCTTAGTTTCTTTGATGCAGCTAGTCCGATTGTCGTGGGAGAATCTATTAATCGAGATATAGCCTTCCTCGCTTCTCGCTATGATAAAGGAGATGCAGCTTATCTAAATTGCCCCATGAATCGGGAGCAATATCTAGCATTTTGGCAAGCTTTGTGCAATGCTGAACAAGCAGAATTAAAAGACTTTGAACGAGAGACAGCCAAGTTTTTTGAAGCCTGTTTACCCATTGAAGAATTAGCGCAACGGGGTGAAGATACCATGCGCTATGGACCCCTCAAACCAGTAGGATTATCTGATTCCCGCACGGGAGAACGTCCTTACGCCATTATCCAATTGCGCCAAGAAGATAAAGCTGGACAGTTATGGAATATGGTGGGCTTTCAGACTAATTTGCGTTGGGGCGAACAAAAACGCATTTTCACAATGATTCCTGGTTTAGAAAATGCTGAATTTGTCCGTTTAGGGGTAATGCACCGAAATACCTTTATTAATGCCCCAGAATTATTATTAGCATCCTTGCAATTCAAACAACGTCCGACTCTACTTGCTGCGGGACAATTGATCGGTACAGAAGGCTATACGGCTGCTGCTGCGGGTGGTTGGTTGGCGGGAACTAATGCAGCACGGTTAGCTTTGGGTTTATCTCCCTTGACCTTACCACCTACTACCATGATGGGAGCGCTATTTGAATTTATCAGTTCTGCATCACCCAAGCATTTTCAACCTATGCCGCCTAATTTTGGGATTTTACCAGAATTATCAGTTAAAATTAAGAATAAACAGCAGCGTTATGGAGCCTATCGCGATCGCTCTTTACTAGATTTAGCTGTTTGGCAACGGCAACTCACTGCTGAAAAAGCTGTAGATTTAGAACTTGCAGCACCAGTGTAA
- a CDS encoding type II toxin-antitoxin system VapC family toxin has translation MTKYLLDTNVVMRFCNPADVQHQIATDAVYFLLAQGDECWLAPQVIVEFWVVATRPIEANGLGWNVRRTRNTIDQILDRFSLLEESPQIFANWLTLVTNNQIIGKRTHDVRIIAAMLVNGITHLLTFNVSDFMGISNIRVTHPQDLVVPE, from the coding sequence ATGACAAAATATCTTCTTGACACAAATGTTGTCATGCGATTTTGTAATCCTGCTGATGTTCAACACCAAATTGCCACAGATGCAGTTTATTTTTTACTAGCACAAGGGGATGAATGTTGGCTTGCACCTCAAGTAATTGTTGAGTTTTGGGTTGTTGCTACTAGACCAATTGAAGCTAATGGTTTGGGGTGGAATGTACGAAGAACCAGAAATACAATAGACCAAATCTTAGATCGCTTTTCTTTATTAGAAGAATCTCCGCAAATATTTGCAAATTGGCTAACCTTAGTCACAAATAACCAAATAATAGGTAAGCGAACTCACGATGTTCGTATCATTGCTGCAATGCTGGTAAATGGAATAACCCATCTATTAACCTTTAATGTCAGTGATTTTATGGGCATATCCAACATTAGAGTAACTCACCCGCAAGATTTAGTAGTGCCTGAGTAA
- a CDS encoding DUF2157 domain-containing protein — protein sequence MVSDHFRHQLRQEASLWMNEGWIDSVFYQRLSERYQFNTLEGNARDRFVTILIGLGSILIGLGVITFVAANWQDIPRTLRVIWLLSLFISVNIIGFHFWTHHQRAKQRLGHGLLLLGALVLGANMGLMGQMFHVTNPFYEFLLAWAVGVLAMAYSLRLVSLGVMASILMGLGYWTVSFGGNYLAILGSNSTNWASLLLSHMPILAGLGFFPLAYVRRSRVLFSLAAIATVSAMVGNLTPYANGIAEAPLFTGFLTAIAFVIPFMLMWSYDDSVWFGRQLNPSFQPVARNLGLFFLAITVYLSSSVWFWDSLTYAVSRYPTEVSFFPFIDILAIVSFTLCGWFKLIQRRQLGITTAVIGSFGVAIALLFIWHVGIFPINAFAVFLGNALLFLLAIGLIREGLSIGNRRSFWGGMLLITLRIVNWFLLANHELLFKSFVLILAGIGVIAIAIWFERYAKTLKTNSHQP from the coding sequence ATGGTTTCAGATCACTTTAGGCATCAGTTACGCCAAGAAGCATCTTTGTGGATGAATGAAGGCTGGATAGATTCGGTTTTTTATCAGCGACTATCAGAGCGTTATCAGTTTAATACTTTAGAAGGAAACGCACGCGATCGCTTTGTCACTATCTTGATTGGCTTGGGTAGCATTCTGATCGGATTGGGGGTAATTACGTTTGTTGCGGCAAATTGGCAGGATATACCTCGTACTCTCCGAGTTATATGGCTGTTAAGTTTATTTATCAGCGTCAATATCATCGGATTTCATTTTTGGACTCATCACCAACGAGCCAAACAACGACTCGGACATGGCTTATTGCTATTAGGCGCGTTGGTTCTAGGAGCAAATATGGGCTTGATGGGACAAATGTTTCATGTTACCAATCCCTTCTATGAGTTCCTGTTAGCGTGGGCTGTAGGGGTCTTAGCGATGGCTTACAGCTTACGTTTGGTGTCTTTGGGGGTAATGGCTTCGATCCTGATGGGGTTGGGATATTGGACGGTTTCGTTTGGTGGGAATTATTTGGCAATTTTAGGCTCAAACTCAACTAATTGGGCTTCTTTGCTGTTATCTCATATGCCAATTCTAGCTGGCTTAGGGTTTTTCCCTCTAGCTTACGTTCGGAGATCGCGAGTTCTCTTTAGTTTAGCGGCGATCGCCACTGTTTCAGCAATGGTGGGTAATTTGACCCCATATGCTAATGGAATAGCTGAGGCACCTCTATTTACAGGTTTTTTGACAGCGATCGCCTTTGTAATTCCCTTTATGCTGATGTGGAGCTATGATGACTCAGTATGGTTTGGTCGTCAGTTAAATCCGAGTTTTCAGCCAGTCGCTCGCAACTTAGGGTTGTTTTTCCTAGCTATTACGGTTTATTTAAGTTCTTCAGTGTGGTTTTGGGACTCTTTGACGTATGCAGTGTCTCGATATCCCACAGAGGTCAGCTTTTTCCCTTTTATAGACATTTTAGCTATAGTTAGCTTCACCCTCTGCGGCTGGTTCAAATTAATCCAACGCCGTCAACTGGGAATAACCACTGCGGTAATTGGTAGTTTTGGGGTGGCGATCGCTCTATTATTTATTTGGCACGTTGGCATTTTCCCCATCAATGCTTTTGCCGTATTTTTAGGAAATGCGTTGCTATTTCTCTTGGCAATTGGCTTAATTCGCGAAGGTTTAAGTATCGGAAACAGACGGAGTTTTTGGGGAGGAATGCTCTTAATAACCCTGAGAATCGTTAATTGGTTTTTACTTGCCAATCATGAGTTATTGTTTAAATCTTTCGTGTTAATTTTAGCGGGAATTGGAGTCATCGCGATCGCGATTTGGTTTGAGAGATACGCGAAAACTTTAAAGACTAATTCCCATCAACCGTAG
- a CDS encoding GDYXXLXY domain-containing protein codes for MDSNNKWLTWRLWLPLVFQSAIIIAIPAQSFYTLMTGKTVVFKTVPVDPYDFLRGYSQTLSYDISSLNNLTKLPGKQELELNLNQGYTGQDEDIYVVLEPPKSTTSQPPQPWRAVKVSRKLPKSLPSNQIAVKGRHNYGNIKYGLESYYMPESLREEINREIRQATWGKNKQPIVVEAKVDAEGKAVIESFWIGDRHYRF; via the coding sequence ATGGATTCAAATAATAAATGGCTAACTTGGCGGCTTTGGTTACCCCTGGTATTTCAAAGCGCTATTATTATCGCGATTCCGGCACAATCTTTCTACACGTTGATGACTGGAAAAACCGTAGTTTTTAAAACCGTTCCTGTCGATCCATATGACTTTTTACGCGGCTATTCTCAAACTTTAAGTTATGATATTTCTAGTTTGAATAATTTAACAAAACTCCCTGGCAAGCAAGAATTGGAATTGAATTTGAATCAAGGTTATACGGGGCAAGATGAAGACATTTATGTAGTCTTAGAACCCCCAAAATCTACAACAAGTCAACCGCCACAACCTTGGCGTGCAGTCAAAGTTAGCAGAAAATTACCCAAATCTTTACCCTCGAATCAAATTGCTGTCAAAGGCAGGCATAATTATGGCAATATTAAGTATGGTTTAGAAAGCTACTATATGCCAGAATCTCTCAGGGAAGAGATTAATCGAGAAATTAGACAAGCAACCTGGGGTAAAAACAAACAACCCATCGTGGTTGAAGCTAAAGTAGATGCTGAAGGCAAAGCAGTTATCGAAAGTTTTTGGATTGGCGATCGCCATTATAGATTTTAG
- the ileS gene encoding isoleucine--tRNA ligase — protein MTVPGSYKDTVNLPKTQFDMRANAVKREPEIQAFWAENQIYENLSQQNPGEIFILHDGPPYANGSLHIGHALNKILKDIINRYQLLKGRKVRYVPGWDCHGLPIELKVLQEMKPSQRQGLTPLDLRKQAKEFALKTVAQQSQTFQRFGVWGDWENPYLTLKPEYEAAQIGVFGKMVLKGYIYRGLKPVHWSPSSKTALAEAELEYPEGHVSDSIYAAFEVTQVAPAVQSLLEPLLPNLGVAIWTTTPWTLPGNLAVSLNPDLDYAVVEVVGDKAVGRFKYLLVAKDLVAALASKFEVQLQVKETVKGKDLEHCQYKHPLYDRQSPIVIGGDYVTTDSGTGLVHTAPGHGVEDYKVGQRYGLPILSPVDADGNLTEDAGAFAGLNVLKDANAKIIEALETAGSLLLMEPYHHKYPYDWRTKKPTIFRATEQWFASVEGFRDEALRAIASVQWIPPQGENRITPMVAERSDWCISRQRCWGVPIPVFYDEETGEPLLNEETIAYVQKIVAEKGGDAWWELPVEELLPEAYRNNGKKYRKGMDTMDVWFDSGSSWAAVVQQRPELNYPADMYLEGSDQHRGWFQSSLLTSVACNGCAPYKKVLTHGFTVDEQGRKQSKSLGNVVDPIIVIEGGKNQKEEPAYGADVLRLWVSSVDYSADVPISKSILKQLGDVRGKIRNTARFLLGNLHDFNPAKDAVAYSELPELDRYMLHRMHEVFSEITEVMDNFQFLKFFQTIQNFCVIDLSNFYLDIAKDRLYISAEDSLRRRSCQTVLQIALENLARAIAPVLSHLAEDIWQYLPYETPYKSVFQSGWVQLEDSWKQPELSEKWQKLRQIRVATNKVMEQARGEKAVGSSLDAKVLLYVTDGEILSQLQTFNPATSTESNGVDELRYLFLASQVELLDSASALESVQYKSETEGLGVGVVKADGAKCDRCWNYSDTVGKSEEHELLCDRCVGALSGSF, from the coding sequence GTGACAGTCCCAGGAAGTTATAAAGATACCGTTAATTTGCCCAAAACTCAGTTTGATATGCGCGCTAACGCCGTCAAGCGCGAGCCAGAAATCCAAGCATTTTGGGCAGAAAATCAAATTTACGAGAACCTGTCGCAGCAAAACCCAGGCGAAATTTTCATTTTGCACGATGGACCTCCCTATGCCAACGGCTCGCTACATATAGGTCACGCACTTAACAAAATTCTCAAAGATATCATCAATCGCTATCAACTCTTGAAAGGGCGTAAGGTGCGTTACGTTCCAGGGTGGGATTGTCATGGTTTACCGATTGAGTTAAAGGTTTTACAAGAGATGAAACCCTCTCAACGTCAAGGATTGACCCCTTTGGATTTACGCAAACAAGCCAAAGAATTTGCTTTAAAAACTGTAGCTCAACAAAGTCAAACTTTCCAACGATTTGGGGTTTGGGGTGACTGGGAAAATCCTTATTTAACCTTAAAACCAGAGTACGAAGCCGCCCAAATCGGTGTATTTGGCAAAATGGTACTGAAAGGTTACATCTATCGTGGCTTAAAACCCGTTCACTGGAGTCCTAGTTCTAAAACTGCTTTAGCAGAAGCAGAATTAGAGTATCCTGAAGGTCACGTTTCAGATAGTATCTATGCAGCTTTTGAAGTAACTCAAGTTGCACCAGCAGTCCAATCTCTGTTAGAACCACTATTACCTAACTTGGGTGTCGCTATCTGGACTACCACTCCTTGGACGCTTCCTGGTAACTTAGCTGTCAGTCTGAATCCCGACTTAGATTATGCAGTAGTGGAAGTTGTTGGAGATAAGGCGGTAGGTAGGTTTAAATATCTGCTGGTAGCTAAAGATTTGGTGGCAGCATTAGCTAGCAAGTTTGAGGTGCAGCTACAGGTTAAAGAAACCGTCAAAGGGAAAGACTTAGAACATTGTCAGTACAAACATCCCCTATACGATCGCCAAAGCCCCATAGTCATCGGTGGCGATTACGTGACGACGGATTCCGGTACGGGATTAGTCCACACGGCACCAGGACACGGCGTGGAGGACTATAAAGTCGGTCAACGGTATGGATTGCCCATTTTATCTCCAGTGGATGCAGACGGCAATTTAACTGAAGATGCGGGAGCATTTGCAGGCTTAAATGTCCTCAAGGATGCAAACGCCAAAATCATCGAGGCGTTGGAAACGGCTGGTTCTCTGTTACTGATGGAACCTTACCACCACAAATATCCCTACGATTGGCGCACCAAAAAACCGACTATATTTAGGGCGACAGAACAGTGGTTTGCTTCGGTAGAAGGGTTTAGAGACGAAGCACTGAGAGCCATAGCTTCCGTCCAATGGATTCCACCCCAAGGAGAAAACCGCATCACCCCAATGGTTGCGGAACGTTCCGATTGGTGTATCTCTCGTCAGCGTTGTTGGGGCGTACCCATCCCCGTATTCTACGATGAAGAGACTGGAGAACCTCTATTAAACGAGGAAACGATCGCTTACGTTCAAAAGATCGTGGCTGAAAAAGGTGGTGATGCTTGGTGGGAACTTCCAGTTGAGGAATTATTACCCGAAGCATACCGAAATAATGGCAAAAAGTACCGTAAAGGTATGGATACGATGGATGTCTGGTTTGATTCCGGTTCCTCTTGGGCAGCAGTAGTCCAGCAGCGTCCAGAATTGAATTATCCCGCCGATATGTATCTAGAAGGCTCGGATCAGCATCGAGGTTGGTTCCAATCTAGTTTACTCACCAGCGTTGCTTGTAACGGCTGTGCGCCTTATAAAAAGGTGTTGACGCACGGGTTTACCGTGGACGAACAGGGACGGAAACAGAGTAAATCTTTAGGAAACGTCGTCGATCCGATAATTGTAATTGAAGGTGGCAAAAATCAGAAAGAAGAACCCGCATATGGCGCTGATGTATTGCGGTTGTGGGTGTCTTCAGTAGATTATTCGGCAGACGTTCCCATCAGTAAAAGTATCTTAAAGCAGTTAGGAGATGTACGCGGCAAGATTCGGAATACAGCTAGGTTCTTACTGGGCAATTTGCACGATTTTAACCCAGCTAAAGATGCTGTAGCCTATTCAGAACTGCCAGAGTTAGATCGCTATATGCTGCATCGAATGCACGAGGTATTTAGCGAAATAACCGAAGTAATGGATAATTTTCAGTTCTTAAAGTTCTTTCAAACCATCCAAAACTTCTGCGTCATCGATTTATCTAACTTTTACTTAGATATCGCTAAAGATAGGCTGTATATCAGCGCCGAGGATAGTTTGAGACGGCGAAGTTGTCAGACAGTATTGCAGATTGCTTTAGAGAACTTAGCACGAGCGATCGCTCCTGTATTATCTCACCTCGCTGAAGATATCTGGCAGTATCTCCCCTATGAAACGCCATACAAATCCGTGTTTCAATCCGGTTGGGTGCAGTTAGAAGATAGCTGGAAGCAACCAGAACTATCCGAAAAATGGCAGAAGTTGCGTCAAATCCGCGTGGCAACCAATAAAGTCATGGAACAAGCGCGGGGAGAAAAGGCTGTCGGTTCATCCTTGGATGCAAAAGTTCTGCTGTATGTAACTGATGGGGAAATCCTGTCTCAACTTCAAACTTTCAATCCTGCAACTTCCACTGAAAGTAACGGGGTAGACGAATTGCGCTATCTGTTCCTAGCTTCCCAAGTCGAGTTATTAGACTCTGCTAGCGCTTTGGAATCAGTGCAATACAAATCTGAAACTGAAGGGTTAGGAGTTGGTGTAGTTAAAGCAGACGGGGCAAAATGCGATCGCTGCTGGAACTATTCAGATACAGTAGGGAAATCAGAGGAACACGAATTGTTGTGCGATCGCTGCGTGGGTGCTTTATCTGGTAGCTTTTAG
- a CDS encoding glycosyl hydrolase family 28-related protein, protein MSSAFFLNVKDYGAIGNGTANDNAAIDKAVAECKRTGKVLFFPAGRYNCNLTVIRAALTHDASHSIYERSFHILGEKAAILGEVQLLNCRNVFVHGLIVEKNFEISGCQHSQIAECSVAKAIILSEYFDKESSDHDPDWLGTYWCKIDKCTAGSSIVFSQHTGINANTYVSTFLGGAKRGSPQGSTGTNDKYDNHNASLYINAIQCETTVLIGCDTSYSDYPLWKTGSNDPVCLIGHYYEGNTNNFFTDDGNRASPTVATIINGFDYDRTKLLGHVGFSAARFRLIANTGGTGGLAEILVPTYGGSLLFKDQASGNPFAEMVNRLSPAPENRAELNLYQTWGEVGFVARSDGLLRLKPRSTPPDSPQEGDIYMDSGDHRLKVFDGSQWRACW, encoded by the coding sequence ATGAGTAGCGCGTTTTTCCTTAATGTCAAAGATTATGGTGCCATTGGCAACGGAACCGCAAACGACAATGCGGCAATTGACAAAGCTGTTGCTGAATGTAAGCGGACAGGAAAAGTTCTGTTCTTCCCAGCAGGTCGCTACAACTGCAATCTAACTGTGATCAGGGCTGCCCTCACTCACGATGCTTCACACTCAATCTACGAGCGCTCATTTCACATTCTGGGTGAAAAAGCGGCAATCCTTGGTGAGGTACAGTTGCTCAACTGCCGGAATGTGTTTGTGCATGGTTTGATTGTCGAGAAAAACTTTGAGATTTCCGGCTGTCAGCACTCCCAAATCGCCGAGTGTAGCGTGGCGAAAGCTATTATCCTCTCTGAGTACTTTGACAAAGAAAGCTCCGACCACGATCCTGATTGGCTAGGCACGTACTGGTGCAAAATCGACAAATGTACCGCAGGTTCTTCCATAGTCTTCAGCCAGCATACTGGCATTAACGCCAACACCTACGTATCCACGTTTCTTGGAGGTGCAAAACGCGGGTCGCCACAAGGGTCAACCGGCACCAATGACAAGTACGACAACCACAATGCCTCGCTGTACATCAATGCGATCCAGTGTGAGACAACAGTGTTGATAGGTTGCGACACAAGCTACTCAGACTATCCGCTCTGGAAGACGGGAAGCAATGATCCGGTCTGCCTCATTGGTCATTACTACGAGGGTAATACGAACAACTTCTTTACTGATGACGGCAACCGAGCCAGCCCCACTGTTGCCACTATCATCAACGGATTCGATTATGACCGGACGAAGTTACTCGGACATGTAGGGTTTAGCGCAGCACGGTTTAGACTTATCGCAAATACGGGCGGAACTGGTGGTCTCGCGGAGATCCTAGTACCGACATATGGCGGAAGCTTACTCTTCAAGGATCAGGCAAGCGGTAATCCCTTTGCCGAGATGGTGAATCGTCTATCCCCTGCTCCTGAGAACCGTGCTGAATTGAATCTTTATCAGACATGGGGTGAGGTCGGGTTTGTAGCAAGATCTGATGGACTCTTAAGGTTAAAACCACGCTCAACGCCACCTGATAGCCCCCAAGAAGGAGACATCTACATGGATTCTGGAGACCACCGTCTTAAAGTCTTTGATGGCTCACAATGGCGAGCATGTTGGTAA
- a CDS encoding type II toxin-antitoxin system VapC family toxin, translated as MVVSRLVLLLERWLEKLLLKLQLVRSPSHRLQIYQLQLMKSKVYVETSIPSFYYEVRTDPDMVARREWTKEWWSKARDRYLLTTSVAVLDELNRGNFPGKNEAVNLISNLFFLPIETEIAEIVNFYIQQHLMPSDPVGDALHLALASYHKCDFLLTWNCRHLANANKFGHICRLNVMLGLYVPTMVTPLELIGAESDEEG; from the coding sequence ATGGTAGTCTCCAGACTCGTTTTACTTCTCGAACGCTGGCTTGAGAAGCTGCTGCTGAAGCTTCAGCTTGTGCGATCGCCTAGCCACCGCCTTCAAATTTATCAGTTACAGTTAATGAAATCAAAAGTATACGTTGAAACTTCAATTCCCAGTTTCTATTATGAGGTTCGCACCGATCCTGATATGGTAGCGCGGCGGGAGTGGACAAAGGAATGGTGGAGTAAAGCGAGAGATAGATATTTGCTAACAACTAGTGTTGCAGTATTAGACGAACTCAATAGAGGCAATTTTCCTGGTAAAAATGAAGCGGTAAACCTCATCAGCAATCTATTTTTTCTCCCAATTGAGACGGAAATTGCGGAAATAGTAAATTTTTATATTCAACAGCATCTCATGCCCAGCGATCCGGTTGGTGATGCACTGCATCTTGCTTTAGCTTCATATCATAAGTGTGATTTTTTACTAACTTGGAATTGTCGCCACTTGGCAAATGCAAACAAGTTCGGGCATATTTGTCGGCTGAACGTTATGCTGGGATTGTATGTACCCACGATGGTTACGCCGTTAGAGTTGATCGGAGCGGAAAGTGATGAAGAAGGATGA
- a CDS encoding type II toxin-antitoxin system Phd/YefM family antitoxin produces the protein MDKVDSNQAQGRFTELLNRVVENGETITIEREGEAVAAMVSYDDLKRLEALENTRDVANMHQSVAEHNGEFVALETVIEGYNRLHGTEFTIENIVND, from the coding sequence ATGGATAAAGTTGACTCAAATCAAGCTCAAGGACGCTTTACAGAACTACTAAATCGCGTAGTTGAAAATGGAGAAACAATAACGATAGAGCGCGAAGGAGAAGCTGTAGCTGCAATGGTTAGCTATGACGATCTCAAACGCCTTGAAGCCTTAGAAAATACCAGAGATGTGGCTAATATGCATCAATCTGTCGCTGAGCATAACGGCGAGTTTGTCGCTCTAGAAACAGTTATAGAAGGGTATAATCGCTTGCACGGCACAGAATTTACGATTGAGAATATCGTCAATGACTGA